A section of the Bombus huntii isolate Logan2020A chromosome 5, iyBomHunt1.1, whole genome shotgun sequence genome encodes:
- the LOC126865713 gene encoding protein numb isoform X1: MGNHPSAHQPLERATSHAGNGLRLSKRERSPGKRMDRLRRSFRDSFRRRKDPHVPESSKPHQWQADETAVRSATCAFHVKYLGCVEVFESRGMQVCEEALKVLRNSRRRPVRAVLHVSGDGLRVVEDETKGLIVDQTIEKVSFCAPDRNHEKGFSYICRDGTTRRWMCHGFLALKESGERLSHAVGCAFAACLERKQRRDKECGVTMTFDSKTSTFTRSGSFRQPSLTERLQDSRERAVDVPPIKQVYNPFAIERPHATPSMLERQGSFRGFTQLNQASPFKRQLSLRINDLPSNLERTRSHSLEPTDLSRMPSAISHIVPLKPPEFEGYDEVSPIPEISPAGQDSVSAMCQQLSQGLSLLSSSDDFGPIPAQSSTSTVAKQLFTSTTINNTPLVTSSNSLDELKLQNGPSLNNNNNNNNNDKNDDLSNLNHVGPSWQEAPSPVLASNHRLTPILNKTSNLSPILSRTNAPTPIIMSTPAPTSTVGVFGTPPSASPAFSTASTSSLGNVSTPAVNRSPIPVASVMISKTNSPTTSVASVSPALSGSIVNDTSQISQTSVPNTISTSAVQPVSTTAALPKPEQWLGSITSSVPPSVQSPSQGQTSPRRAPPLHARALSLGSAAMGQATRSGPSDPFDAEWAEIAARNLRQSSTTNPFIMPNATQAFQVQL; this comes from the exons AAACGCGAGAGGTCACCGGGAAAAAGAATGGACCGACTTCGACGAAGTTTCCGCGATAGCTTTCGGCGGCGAAAAGATCCCCACGTGCCGGAATCGAGTAAACCTCATCAATGGCAGGCAGACGAAACGGCTGTCCGTTCAGCTACCTGCGCTTTCCACGTTAAG TACCTGGGATGTGTGGAGGTGTTCGAGTCAAGGGGTATGCAAGTATGCGAGGAAGCTTTAAAAGTACTTAGG AACTCGAGGCGGCGACCGGTACGCGCAGTGCTACACGTATCAGGGGACGGTTTGCGGGTCGTTGAAGATGAGACAAAAGGACTGATCGTCGACCAGACGATAGAGAAAGTTTCCTTTTGTGCTCCGGATCGAAATCACGAGAAGGGGTTCAGCTACATTTGTAGAGACGGCACGACCAGACGCTGGATGTGCCACGGGTTTTTGGCGTTGAAAGAGTCG GGAGAGCGTTTGAGTCATGCAGTGGGTTGCGCTTTTGCCGCGTGCCTGGAAAGAAAGCAACGGAGGGACAAGGAATGCGGCGTCACGATGACGTTCGATTCAAAAACTTCAACCTTCACGAGGAGTGGCAGTTTCAGGCAGCCATCCCTAACCGAACGATTGCAGGACTCGCGCGAACGCGCCGTAG ATGTACCTCCCATAAAACAAGTCTACAACCCTTTCGCGATCGAGAGACCGCACGCTACTCCCTCGATGCTCGAACGACAAGGTTCCTTCCGCGGTTTTACGCAACTGAACCAAGCATCGCCGTTCAAAAGACAGCTTAGTTTACGGATCAACGATCTTCCTAGTAATCTTGAGCGCACACGTAGCCACAGTCTGGAACCGACGGATTTGTCACGGATGCCATCTGCTATCTCTCACATTGTACCTTTGAAGCCACCAG AATTCGAAGGATATGACGAAG TTAGTCCAATACCTGAAATATCGCCTGCGGGCCAGGACAGCGTTTCAGCGATGTGTCAGCAACTTTCACAAGGGCTTTCGCTTCTCTCGAGCAGCGATGACTTTGGACCAATCCCTGCGCAGAGCAGTACAAGCACTGTTGCTAAGCAGCTCTTCACTAGCACTACGATTAATAATACTCCATTAG TGACGAGCAGTAACTCCTTAGACGAATTGAAACTGCAAAACGGTCCGAGTCtgaacaacaacaacaacaacaacaataacgaCAAAAACGACGATCTCAGTAATTTGAACCATGTTGGACCCAGCTGGCAAGAAGCTCCATCGCCTGTTTTAGCTTCGAATCACAGGCTTACGCCCATCCTGAACAAAACCAGTAATCTCAGTCCTATCCTTTCAAGAACCAACGCGCCCACACCGATAATTATGAGCACTCCCGCACCCACCTCCACCGTTGGTGTCTTTGGAACACCACCCTCGGCCAGTCCAGCTTTTAGTACGGCGTCTACGTCTTCCTTAGGGAACGTGTCCACGCCAGCTGTGAATAGATCACCGATTCCCGTGGCTTCAGTGATGATTTCGAAGACAAACTCACCTACCACCAGCGTGGCATCCGTATCTCCGGCTTTGTCTGGCAGTATTGTTAACGACACTAGCCAGATTAGCCAAACCTCAGTACCTAATACTATTTCCACATCAGCG GTCCAACCTGTTTCAACGACAGCCGCGTTGCCCAAACCAGAGCAATGGTTAGGCAGTATAACCAGCTCGGTGCCACCCTCAGTGCAATCTCCTTCTCAAGGACAAACGAGTCCTCGACGAGCGCCACCGCTGCACGCGAGAGCCCTGTCGCTCGGTTCGGCCGCGATGGGACAGGCCACCAGGTCCGGTCCTTCGGATCCGTTTGACGCGGAATGGGCTGAGATCGCGGCGAGAAACCTGCGACAATCGAGCACGACGAACCCCTTCATAATGCCAAACGCGACTCAAGCGTTCCAGGTGCAATTGTAG
- the LOC126865713 gene encoding protein numb isoform X3, translating to MDRLRRSFRDSFRRRKDPHVPESSKPHQWQADETAVRSATCAFHVKYLGCVEVFESRGMQVCEEALKVLRNSRRRPVRAVLHVSGDGLRVVEDETKGLIVDQTIEKVSFCAPDRNHEKGFSYICRDGTTRRWMCHGFLALKESGERLSHAVGCAFAACLERKQRRDKECGVTMTFDSKTSTFTRSGSFRQPSLTERLQDSRERAVDVPPIKQVYNPFAIERPHATPSMLERQGSFRGFTQLNQASPFKRQLSLRINDLPSNLERTRSHSLEPTDLSRMPSAISHIVPLKPPEFEGYDEVSPIPEISPAGQDSVSAMCQQLSQGLSLLSSSDDFGPIPAQSSTSTVAKQLFTSTTINNTPLVTSSNSLDELKLQNGPSLNNNNNNNNNDKNDDLSNLNHVGPSWQEAPSPVLASNHRLTPILNKTSNLSPILSRTNAPTPIIMSTPAPTSTVGVFGTPPSASPAFSTASTSSLGNVSTPAVNRSPIPVASVMISKTNSPTTSVASVSPALSGSIVNDTSQISQTSVPNTISTSAVQPVSTTAALPKPEQWLGSITSSVPPSVQSPSQGQTSPRRAPPLHARALSLGSAAMGQATRSGPSDPFDAEWAEIAARNLRQSSTTNPFIMPNATQAFQVQL from the exons ATGGACCGACTTCGACGAAGTTTCCGCGATAGCTTTCGGCGGCGAAAAGATCCCCACGTGCCGGAATCGAGTAAACCTCATCAATGGCAGGCAGACGAAACGGCTGTCCGTTCAGCTACCTGCGCTTTCCACGTTAAG TACCTGGGATGTGTGGAGGTGTTCGAGTCAAGGGGTATGCAAGTATGCGAGGAAGCTTTAAAAGTACTTAGG AACTCGAGGCGGCGACCGGTACGCGCAGTGCTACACGTATCAGGGGACGGTTTGCGGGTCGTTGAAGATGAGACAAAAGGACTGATCGTCGACCAGACGATAGAGAAAGTTTCCTTTTGTGCTCCGGATCGAAATCACGAGAAGGGGTTCAGCTACATTTGTAGAGACGGCACGACCAGACGCTGGATGTGCCACGGGTTTTTGGCGTTGAAAGAGTCG GGAGAGCGTTTGAGTCATGCAGTGGGTTGCGCTTTTGCCGCGTGCCTGGAAAGAAAGCAACGGAGGGACAAGGAATGCGGCGTCACGATGACGTTCGATTCAAAAACTTCAACCTTCACGAGGAGTGGCAGTTTCAGGCAGCCATCCCTAACCGAACGATTGCAGGACTCGCGCGAACGCGCCGTAG ATGTACCTCCCATAAAACAAGTCTACAACCCTTTCGCGATCGAGAGACCGCACGCTACTCCCTCGATGCTCGAACGACAAGGTTCCTTCCGCGGTTTTACGCAACTGAACCAAGCATCGCCGTTCAAAAGACAGCTTAGTTTACGGATCAACGATCTTCCTAGTAATCTTGAGCGCACACGTAGCCACAGTCTGGAACCGACGGATTTGTCACGGATGCCATCTGCTATCTCTCACATTGTACCTTTGAAGCCACCAG AATTCGAAGGATATGACGAAG TTAGTCCAATACCTGAAATATCGCCTGCGGGCCAGGACAGCGTTTCAGCGATGTGTCAGCAACTTTCACAAGGGCTTTCGCTTCTCTCGAGCAGCGATGACTTTGGACCAATCCCTGCGCAGAGCAGTACAAGCACTGTTGCTAAGCAGCTCTTCACTAGCACTACGATTAATAATACTCCATTAG TGACGAGCAGTAACTCCTTAGACGAATTGAAACTGCAAAACGGTCCGAGTCtgaacaacaacaacaacaacaacaataacgaCAAAAACGACGATCTCAGTAATTTGAACCATGTTGGACCCAGCTGGCAAGAAGCTCCATCGCCTGTTTTAGCTTCGAATCACAGGCTTACGCCCATCCTGAACAAAACCAGTAATCTCAGTCCTATCCTTTCAAGAACCAACGCGCCCACACCGATAATTATGAGCACTCCCGCACCCACCTCCACCGTTGGTGTCTTTGGAACACCACCCTCGGCCAGTCCAGCTTTTAGTACGGCGTCTACGTCTTCCTTAGGGAACGTGTCCACGCCAGCTGTGAATAGATCACCGATTCCCGTGGCTTCAGTGATGATTTCGAAGACAAACTCACCTACCACCAGCGTGGCATCCGTATCTCCGGCTTTGTCTGGCAGTATTGTTAACGACACTAGCCAGATTAGCCAAACCTCAGTACCTAATACTATTTCCACATCAGCG GTCCAACCTGTTTCAACGACAGCCGCGTTGCCCAAACCAGAGCAATGGTTAGGCAGTATAACCAGCTCGGTGCCACCCTCAGTGCAATCTCCTTCTCAAGGACAAACGAGTCCTCGACGAGCGCCACCGCTGCACGCGAGAGCCCTGTCGCTCGGTTCGGCCGCGATGGGACAGGCCACCAGGTCCGGTCCTTCGGATCCGTTTGACGCGGAATGGGCTGAGATCGCGGCGAGAAACCTGCGACAATCGAGCACGACGAACCCCTTCATAATGCCAAACGCGACTCAAGCGTTCCAGGTGCAATTGTAG
- the LOC126865713 gene encoding protein numb isoform X2, translated as MGNHPSAHQPLERATSHAGNGLRLSKRERSPGKRMDRLRRSFRDSFRRRKDPHVPESSKPHQWQADETAVRSATCAFHVKYLGCVEVFESRGMQVCEEALKVLRNSRRRPVRAVLHVSGDGLRVVEDETKGLIVDQTIEKVSFCAPDRNHEKGFSYICRDGTTRRWMCHGFLALKESGERLSHAVGCAFAACLERKQRRDKECGVTMTFDSKTSTFTRSGSFRQPSLTERLQDSRERAVDVPPIKQVYNPFAIERPHATPSMLERQGSFRGFTQLNQASPFKRQLSLRINDLPSNLERTRSHSLEPTDLSRMPSAISHIVPLKPPVSPIPEISPAGQDSVSAMCQQLSQGLSLLSSSDDFGPIPAQSSTSTVAKQLFTSTTINNTPLVTSSNSLDELKLQNGPSLNNNNNNNNNDKNDDLSNLNHVGPSWQEAPSPVLASNHRLTPILNKTSNLSPILSRTNAPTPIIMSTPAPTSTVGVFGTPPSASPAFSTASTSSLGNVSTPAVNRSPIPVASVMISKTNSPTTSVASVSPALSGSIVNDTSQISQTSVPNTISTSAVQPVSTTAALPKPEQWLGSITSSVPPSVQSPSQGQTSPRRAPPLHARALSLGSAAMGQATRSGPSDPFDAEWAEIAARNLRQSSTTNPFIMPNATQAFQVQL; from the exons AAACGCGAGAGGTCACCGGGAAAAAGAATGGACCGACTTCGACGAAGTTTCCGCGATAGCTTTCGGCGGCGAAAAGATCCCCACGTGCCGGAATCGAGTAAACCTCATCAATGGCAGGCAGACGAAACGGCTGTCCGTTCAGCTACCTGCGCTTTCCACGTTAAG TACCTGGGATGTGTGGAGGTGTTCGAGTCAAGGGGTATGCAAGTATGCGAGGAAGCTTTAAAAGTACTTAGG AACTCGAGGCGGCGACCGGTACGCGCAGTGCTACACGTATCAGGGGACGGTTTGCGGGTCGTTGAAGATGAGACAAAAGGACTGATCGTCGACCAGACGATAGAGAAAGTTTCCTTTTGTGCTCCGGATCGAAATCACGAGAAGGGGTTCAGCTACATTTGTAGAGACGGCACGACCAGACGCTGGATGTGCCACGGGTTTTTGGCGTTGAAAGAGTCG GGAGAGCGTTTGAGTCATGCAGTGGGTTGCGCTTTTGCCGCGTGCCTGGAAAGAAAGCAACGGAGGGACAAGGAATGCGGCGTCACGATGACGTTCGATTCAAAAACTTCAACCTTCACGAGGAGTGGCAGTTTCAGGCAGCCATCCCTAACCGAACGATTGCAGGACTCGCGCGAACGCGCCGTAG ATGTACCTCCCATAAAACAAGTCTACAACCCTTTCGCGATCGAGAGACCGCACGCTACTCCCTCGATGCTCGAACGACAAGGTTCCTTCCGCGGTTTTACGCAACTGAACCAAGCATCGCCGTTCAAAAGACAGCTTAGTTTACGGATCAACGATCTTCCTAGTAATCTTGAGCGCACACGTAGCCACAGTCTGGAACCGACGGATTTGTCACGGATGCCATCTGCTATCTCTCACATTGTACCTTTGAAGCCACCAG TTAGTCCAATACCTGAAATATCGCCTGCGGGCCAGGACAGCGTTTCAGCGATGTGTCAGCAACTTTCACAAGGGCTTTCGCTTCTCTCGAGCAGCGATGACTTTGGACCAATCCCTGCGCAGAGCAGTACAAGCACTGTTGCTAAGCAGCTCTTCACTAGCACTACGATTAATAATACTCCATTAG TGACGAGCAGTAACTCCTTAGACGAATTGAAACTGCAAAACGGTCCGAGTCtgaacaacaacaacaacaacaacaataacgaCAAAAACGACGATCTCAGTAATTTGAACCATGTTGGACCCAGCTGGCAAGAAGCTCCATCGCCTGTTTTAGCTTCGAATCACAGGCTTACGCCCATCCTGAACAAAACCAGTAATCTCAGTCCTATCCTTTCAAGAACCAACGCGCCCACACCGATAATTATGAGCACTCCCGCACCCACCTCCACCGTTGGTGTCTTTGGAACACCACCCTCGGCCAGTCCAGCTTTTAGTACGGCGTCTACGTCTTCCTTAGGGAACGTGTCCACGCCAGCTGTGAATAGATCACCGATTCCCGTGGCTTCAGTGATGATTTCGAAGACAAACTCACCTACCACCAGCGTGGCATCCGTATCTCCGGCTTTGTCTGGCAGTATTGTTAACGACACTAGCCAGATTAGCCAAACCTCAGTACCTAATACTATTTCCACATCAGCG GTCCAACCTGTTTCAACGACAGCCGCGTTGCCCAAACCAGAGCAATGGTTAGGCAGTATAACCAGCTCGGTGCCACCCTCAGTGCAATCTCCTTCTCAAGGACAAACGAGTCCTCGACGAGCGCCACCGCTGCACGCGAGAGCCCTGTCGCTCGGTTCGGCCGCGATGGGACAGGCCACCAGGTCCGGTCCTTCGGATCCGTTTGACGCGGAATGGGCTGAGATCGCGGCGAGAAACCTGCGACAATCGAGCACGACGAACCCCTTCATAATGCCAAACGCGACTCAAGCGTTCCAGGTGCAATTGTAG